From a region of the Impatiens glandulifera chromosome 4, dImpGla2.1, whole genome shotgun sequence genome:
- the LOC124933913 gene encoding fasciclin-like arabinogalactan protein 17, with protein sequence MDSQIYGVRKLIPVVFLLLLIGLSLSAAALQEKPKRSSSSSSSLSTNQINSNSVLVALLDSHYTELAELVEKALLLPTLEAAVSRHNLTIFAPRNEALERELDPEFKRFLLEPGNLKSLQQLILFHIIPNRIRSNDLTSSTADPVRHETLCSEHVHISGKSSGPVMVDLAKVIRPDDVIRLDGVIHGIERLLVPRLVEEDFNRRRNLQSTTAVHPEGAPEVDPRTNRLKKPAQPVPIGAPPVLPVFDALAPGPSLAPAPAPGPGGPQHHFDGESQVKDFIQTLLHYGGYNELADILVNLTSLATEMGHLVSEGYVLTVLAPNDEAMAKLTTDQLSEPGAPEQIIYYHIIPEYQTEESMYNSVRRFGKVRYDTLRLPHKVVAEEADGSVKFGQGDGSAYLFDPDIYTDGRISVQGIDGVLFPVEDSKPPASKVVPPPANTVNKPRRGKLLQVACRMLGVFGKDSQFSSCH encoded by the exons ATGGATTCTCAGATCTATGGCGTCCGCAAGCTGATTCCCGTTGTTTTCCTTCTATTACTCATCGGATTATCCTTATCCGCCGCCGCATTACAGGAGAAGCCCAAGCGCTCATcatcctcatcttcatcattgtCGACAAACCAGATTAACTCGAACTCGGTCCTCGTCGCGCTCCTCGACTCGCATTATACAGAGCTAGCTGAACTAGTTGAGAAGGCTCTACTTCTTCCCACGCTCGAAGCGGCAGTTAGTCGTCACAATCTCACCATCTTTGCGCCCAGAAATGAAGCCTTAGAACGAGAGCTCGATCCGGAGTTCAAGCGATTTCTTCTAGAGCCTGGAAATCTTAAATCTCTACAGCAACTTATCCTCTTCCACATCATTCCGAACCGGATCCGATCCAATGACCTTACGAGTTCTACCGCAGATCCAGTCCGCCACGAGACGCTCTGCAGCGAACATGTCCACATCTCAGGCAAAAGTTCCGGCCCGGTGATGGTAGATCTGGCCAAGGTCATTCGTCCAGATGATGTCATACGGCTTGATGGCGTAATCCATGGGATTGAGCGGCTACTGGTTCCTCGATTGGTTGAGGAAGATTTCAACCGGCGACGGAACCTCCAGTCAACCACCGCGGTTCATCCGGAAGGAGCACCTGAAGTTGACCCCAGGACTAACCGATTGAAGAAGCCGGCACAGCCAGTCCCTATCGGAGCACCTCCAGTATTACCGGTATTCGATGCTTTGGCTCCTGGACCGTCATTGGCACCGGCGCCGGCTCCGGGACCTGGAGGACCACAACACCACTTCGACGGTGAGAGTCAAGTGAAGGATTTCATCCAGACACTGCTGCATTACGGGGGATATAACGAATTAGCTGACATTCTGGTGAATCTAACATCTCTGGCAACGGAGATGGGTCATCTGGTGTCGGAAGGTTATGTCCTGACGGTGTTAGCCCCGAACGATGAAGCAATGGCGAAACTGACGACGGACCAGTTGAGCGAGCCTGGCGCACCAGAGCAGATAATTTACTACCACATTATACCGGAATACCAGACGGAAGAGAGTATGTACAACTCCGTCCGACGATTCGGGAAAGTTCGATACGACACACTCCGGCTGCCGCACAAAGTAGTGGCGGAGGAGGCAGATGGGTCTGTGAAATTCGGTCAGGGCGACGGTTCGGCTTATTTGTTTGATCCAGATATTTACACAGACGGGAGGATATCTGTGCAGGGTATTGACGGAGTACTATTTCCGGTCGAAGATTCGAAGCCGCCGGCGAGTAAAGTTGTGCCGCCGCCGGCTAACACTGTCAACAAGCCACGGAGAG GTAAACTACTTCAAGTAGCGTGCAGAATGCTTGGGGTATTTGGGAAGGATTCACAATTCTCTAGCTGTCATTGA